A window of Phycisphaerae bacterium genomic DNA:
GGCCGGCGCAGCTGGGAGGGCAATGAGGCGGCGCAGGCTGCGGTGTATGCGAACCGTCGGCGGATTCGCGGAGCGCGGGGCAAACGCCTGATGCGCAAGCGCGGCGAACTGATCGAGCGGAGCTTCGCTCATGGCTACGACACCGGGGGCATGCGGCGCACGCACCTGCGCACCTGCGAGGTCACGAGAACATCCTGAAACGGCTGCTCATTCATGTGGCCGGGTTCAACCTGTCGCTGATCCTGCGCAAAGTCATGGGACTGGGCACCGCCCGAGGCCTGCAAGGCCTCTGCGGTCGGGCCTTGGCCGCGCTGGCAAGCGTCTGGAAGGCGTTGGATGCGCTGCTCCGGGCGATTGAAGCCATCGGTGCTGGGCAGAGCCGCTCAACGGTGACACTCGCCCGTGCTGTGTGATCGAAACCGGATCTGTGGCCGAAGCAACTTGCACCACGGGCTGCTAGGACAGCAGTGGCGATGCGGGTGAGTACGTCACGGAGATAGGAGAACCGGAACGGGTTGGCGGCCGCGTAGGTGCCGGTGGCGGATAGGGTGTTGCCGTACGGGTCGTCCCGCTATCCCACCGTGACAAACAGCCCTATCTGGCTCACTCAGCCTTAGGCAGGTTGGTCCACTCGATTTCAAACAGATCGCACCACCGCTGAAGGACCTCATAAAAGACGCTCTCAGCGATCCACACATCCACGAGCGTGGCGGAGGCAACCGCTGTGCTAGAGCCGGATCGGAAAGCGATCAATCGCGCGTGATCCTTCACATCGCATTGCAGCACATAGCTGCCATCATCGAACGCAGTGTCACCATCGGGTGCCCACATCAGGTCACTCGCCTCTCGGCCGAAGTAGTCGCGGAAACAGGGCAACGCAATGCCGAAGTAGCTCTCGGCTGGCGTCTCGGCGTAGATGGCTTCTCGAAAGGCCTCAGCAATTTGGCCGGCGTTCAGCGTCGCGAACGGAGCCGTATGGGCACCCCGCATTGCGAGGCGTCGTTCTACTTCATCGAATGAGCAGGCCAGCAGAGTAGCGTCAGATTGACGCAGGCCATAGCATTTCCCTCCTACATGGATCACGAAAAAGCCAAGCGCCAAGAGGCCCGGGTTTCGATATGCGCGAGTGATTTGCGACTCGATGGCAAATGTGGAGGGATCACCAACAATCATTACTGTAGCAACCTCCTACGAATCTCAACGGGGATGTCTTCCATCCGAATTGGTTTGTCGCCGCTAGTGGACCCGTTCCAGTGAGACTCACCGTTGCTCGGTTTGCTGAAACGGTGAATTGTCCCGTCCGAGTCGATGGCCCATCTGGTGCCGTTCGCGTCCTCTATCGCGTTATCGGACAACTCCTGAGCGTTCGCCGGCTCGGGACTTCTCGAGTTCGGGTGGTGCTTGGGATTCGTCACCCTTCTTGGCGGCTGAGGTCCCGTCGGCGGAACCTGAGTTACCACCCTCTTCGCGTCGCCCGCATCATCCAACTTGCTGACGGCGGCCTTGGCTGCTTTGCCACCGCCAGTCACGCCCGGCAGCAGTGTCGAGAGAGCGTCGCCCTCTATGGCAAGCGCGTCTTTGGCGGCTTCCTCTCCGGCCTTCTTGGCATCGCCATACGATACTCCGGGTTTGTCCAGAATGAAATCGATCTGAGTCTTGACTTGCTTCCCCCAGTCGTAGAGGTCGCTCGCCAAACTGCAGACGTCGATGATCGTATCCCACCACAGGCCGTAAGGGTCGTAGTAGTCCAGAGGCTGGCCGGCCACATACTCATACAGCCCCACCCCGTCCACATACCCGAGCGGATCCCGTTGCAGCCACCGTCCCAGCGCCGGCGAGTAGCTCCGAGCCCAGAAGTGGTACAACCGAACCGCCGGGTCGTACCGCTGCCCGGTCCAGGCGAACGGGTTGCCGTAGGCCGACACCGGCCGGGCCGTGCCGTCCGGGGCGGAGATGTACGTGCGCCCGTACGGGTCGTATTCGTATTTCTCGACCAGGTTCCCGCTCGCGTCGGCCAGACCGGTCACGCTGCCCAGGGCCCCGTGCAGGAAGTACAGCACCTCGGCAGTATTCGCCTCCACGTCCCCGGCCGCCGTGTAGTCGATCATGACCTCCTGGTTGGGGAACCGCTTGCCCCACACGAACTCGCGGGCCAGCGCACTGGTCTGTTCTTCGCCGCTGCCGGTGACGGTGTACTCCTGAATGACCTTGAGCCCGTTGTAGATGTGCCGGGTCCGTACAGGCGTGGTCGAGACCACCCCGGTCGTCGGGTCCATGTAGTCCAGCGACTCGATCCGACGGCCAAAGGCGTCGTACTTGATCTCCTGCAGCAGGGCGTTGTCCGAGACCCGCCGCACGGCTGTCAGGCGATTTTCTTCGTCGAAGGTGTACGCCTGGCCCGTGGGAGTCAGTCCGTCGCCGGCATTTCGAGCCGTCGGATCGGCGGTCATGTTGCCGTTGTCATCGTGGCTGACAACTGTTCCCCCGACGAGCAGGTACTCGTTGACTTCGTTCGCGGTGCGGATCTGCTGGGTCGTACTGCCGTTCAGCGTGGCCCGGAAGTCCAACCAGTTGCCGCGCCGATCAAGACCGTTTCCCTGGTTCCATTGCTGCTGCGAGGGCATGAGCGGATCGAGCAGCGGGGTCGTAATGGCGGTATTCGCAGTATTCAATGTTCCCCGCTGCATATCCACCAGCCGATTCCGGGCGTCGTGGGCGTACAGTTCGCTGTGGCTGGCAGTCATGTTGTTGCGGGTGTAGGTCCGGTTGCCGGCCGCGTCGTACCCGAAGCTGGTATCGAGCACCTTCGTACTGTTGTCGTAGTGGCGGACGCGTCCAAGGCGGTTATTCACGTCCCAGGTGAAGACGCTCATCGCGTTGCCGGGATAGACAACCGTAGGCAGATTGGCGAGGTTGTAGATCCAGCTCGTGTCGAAGTCTCCGTTTTCGTCGGCCACGTCAATCATCAAACCGCGATAGTCATACGATTCATTCACGATGCGACCAGACGGATAGGTTGGGTATCTGATGGTTCGACCACTGCCATAGCCGATGCTGTACAGAAAACCGGTCGTGTAGCTCGTATTGCCTGAGTCGAACGCCTGGGTCGTACTGCCGGCCCGGCCGAATGGGTCGTAGGTGAAGGTCAGTTGCGCGTTCGTGTTGTTGGCGGTCAGCAAGCGTCCGGACCGGTTCCATGTGAAAGACTCGGATCGGCCGGTGGAATAGGAACGTGAGGTCACCTGATCCAGATCGTTGGGGACGTACGTGGTGGTTACGCCCTTCTGATCGAGTCGGTTGGTCAGATTCCCGGCGTCGTCGAAGGTATAGGTGACCACGCCGGCGTCCGGATACGTGACGGTGTAGATTCGTCCGGCGGTGTTATAGGTGTAGGTCGTGGTGTTGCTGTCGTGGTCGGTCAGGGTGAGCAGATCGCCGGGGCCGTTGTAGGTATAGCCCGTCGTGGTATTGGCGGTGCTGGTCGATGTGCCCTGGTAATCCTCTACCTGCGAGGTCAGCCGGTTG
This region includes:
- a CDS encoding RHS repeat-associated core domain-containing protein, producing MCAGPGTHLSLTETRTYDEFGNLETIINPRGIKTSFTYDLRNRVATRKEDDRTGGLNLLTQWMTDGNNNLSRQIDANGHSTWYYFDNQGFLSRVVDAAGYETVYTRDYVGNVVRVDRGLSTGTGGPYRSVAFTYDVLDRVLTETVDPDSLALTTQYEYATTSLNCSCGGTPGQSLIHKVTDPRGKVSYAYYDKLDRLTTVVRKVTDTADNQGQNDPDDAVTTVTYDAMGNLTAVVYPEGEQVNRVYDGANRLTQQIAVGGSTSYTKAITYDGADNVITMDMPNGNQVSLTYDAANRPLSGSDNNGALASMTYDANGNLFTRTDGLSHTWTFQYDEADRRTRAYDPLVESGTDKYTTFVYDEVGNHIETVNNLGVRTRFNYDVINRLTSQVEDYQGTSTSTANTTTGYTYNGPGDLLTLTDHDSNTTTYTYNTAGRIYTVTYPDAGVVTYTFDDAGNLTNRLDQKGVTTTYVPNDLDQVTSRSYSTGRSESFTWNRSGRLLTANNTNAQLTFTYDPFGRAGSTTQAFDSGNTSYTTGFLYSIGYGSGRTIRYPTYPSGRIVNESYDYRGLMIDVADENGDFDTSWIYNLANLPTVVYPGNAMSVFTWDVNNRLGRVRHYDNSTKVLDTSFGYDAAGNRTYTRNNMTASHSELYAHDARNRLVDMQRGTLNTANTAITTPLLDPLMPSQQQWNQGNGLDRRGNWLDFRATLNGSTTQQIRTANEVNEYLLVGGTVVSHDDNGNMTADPTARNAGDGLTPTGQAYTFDEENRLTAVRRVSDNALLQEIKYDAFGRRIESLDYMDPTTGVVSTTPVRTRHIYNGLKVIQEYTVTGSGEEQTSALAREFVWGKRFPNQEVMIDYTAAGDVEANTAEVLYFLHGALGSVTGLADASGNLVEKYEYDPYGRTYISAPDGTARPVSAYGNPFAWTGQRYDPAVRLYHFWARSYSPALGRWLQRDPLGYVDGVGLYEYVAGQPLDYYDPYGLWWDTIIDVCSLASDLYDWGKQVKTQIDFILDKPGVSYGDAKKAGEEAAKDALAIEGDALSTLLPGVTGGGKAAKAAVSKLDDAGDAKRVVTQVPPTGPQPPRRVTNPKHHPNSRSPEPANAQELSDNAIEDANGTRWAIDSDGTIHRFSKPSNGESHWNGSTSGDKPIRMEDIPVEIRRRLLQ